A genomic stretch from Pochonia chlamydosporia 170 chromosome 4, whole genome shotgun sequence includes:
- a CDS encoding DNA-directed RNA polymerase III largest subunit (similar to Aspergillus terreus NIH2624 XP_001212669.1), producing the protein MANYHPPFSSAPLKTVEEIQFGLMSPEEIKNMSVCHILYPETMDESRTKPRDGGLNDPLLGSIDRGFKCKTCTQSMSDCPGHFGHIELAKPVYHPGFIKKVKKILEIVCHNCSKVLADTSDPEFVTAINTRDAKLRFNRVWAVCKKKRRCENEDRSEKNDEEFAPGMKPVVNNHGGCGNVQPQVRQAALQLKAAFDVAQEDGPKRRETVPITPEMAHGILRRISEEDLRHMGLNSDYARPEWLILTVLPVPPPPVRPSISMDGTGTGMRNEDDLTYKLGDIIRANGNVKQAIREGSPQHIARDFEELLQYHVATYMDNDIAGQPRALQKSGRPVKAIRARLKGKEGRLRGNLMGKRVDFSARTVITGDANLSLHEVGVPRSIARTLTYPETVTPYNIGKLHQLVENGPNEHPGAKYVIRADGTRIDLRHHRRAAQISLEYGWKVERHLMDGDYIIFNRQPSLHKESMMGHRVRVMPYSTFRLNLSVTSPYNADFDGDEMNLHVPQTEETRAEVKELCLVPNNIVSPQKNGPLMGIVQDSLAGVYKLCRRDTFIDKEMVMNMMLWVPNWDGVIPQPAILKPRPRWTGKQLISMVIPPEISLHAPEDKSNIPLKDTGVLIQSGELLYGLLKKKNVGSAAGGIVHLCYNELGPEGAMAFLNGVQQVVTYWLLNTGHSIGIGDTVPDKQTIEKVQVHIDTQKAEVARLTAEATANELEALPGMNVRATFENKVSMALNSARDQAGTTTQQSLKDSNNAVTMADSGSKGSSINISQMTALVGQQIVEGKRIPFGFKYRTLPHFTKDDYSPEARGFVENSYLRGLTPTEFFFHAMAGREGLIDTAVKTAETGYIQRRLVKALEDLSARYDGTVRNSLGDIVQFLYGEDGLDAMCIESQKLGILQMSDVAFEDKYRLDLANPPEWFKKDYEYGNELAGDKESMDLLDSEWETLLSDRQTVRLINKSKMGEEKMQLPLNIGRMIETAKRVFNVRATDRSNLRPADVITRVQNLLSELRIVRGLDPISKEADLNATILFKALIRSRLAFKEIVKVHRLNKLAFDHVLGELQNRWDRSFVSPGEMVGVLAAQSIGEPATQMTLNTFHFAGVSSKNVTLGVPRLKEILNLAKDIKTPSMAVYLNTHLGTQEQAKKLRSLVEYTNLRSITSVTEIYYDPDIQGTTIAEDMDMVESYFLIPDDGQDNTDQQSRWLLRITLDRQKLLDKEIRIDDVAQRIKEEYPNDLAVIFSDNNADEQVIRIRTVRQSEEKDEDGEKKIEDDVMLKRLEAHLLDTLTLRGVPGVERAFLTKGTRLVVDKDGSELAKKDDERCTQWYLDTSGSALRDVLAVEGVDATRTYTNDLWQIVEVFGIEAARAALVKELTNVLAFDGSYVNHRHIALLVDVMTYRGSISAVTRHGINRADTGALMRCSFEETVEILLEAAATGELDDCRGISENVMLGQLAPMGTGNFDVFLDPKMLETVISDNSRMGLMPGMPVKEGEAEGAATPYDTGSPMSNDSGYMSMNSPAAGNFSPIQGAGSETPAGFGTEYGGQGFGNMGSMSPYSRGATSPFSTSPTSPFSSGMVGYSPSSPNAGYSPTSPLLDGGAGRYATSPSFSPSSPSFSPTSPMLRPTSPASPNYSPTSPSYSPTSPTSPRHYSPTSPAQFNSPTSPSYSPASPNYSPASPNLHGAAGATSPSYSPASPSWSPTSPEAYSPTSPSFQRSPGNQQSPTSPSYSPTSPAFSPRTPGPGNSGNQYSPNSPAND; encoded by the exons ATGGCGAACTATCATCCCCCATTCTCCAGCGCGCCGCTGAAGACGGTCGAGGAGATTCAATTTGGTTTGATGTCTCCAGAGGAGATCAAGAACATGAGCGTTTGCCACATCTTGTACCCGGAGACGATGGACGAGAGCCGCACAAAACCACGCGACGGTGGACTCAACGACCCTCTTCTCGGATCCATCGATCGTGGGTTCAAGTGCAAGACTTGTACACAATCGATGAGTGACTGCCCAGGTCACTTTGGTCACATCGAGCTGGCCAAACCCGTTTACCATCctggcttcatcaagaaggtCAAGAAGATTTTGGAGATTGTCTGCCACAATTGCAGCAAGGTGTTGGCCGATACT AGCGATCCCGAGTTTGTCACCGCAATCAACACACGAGATGCTAAGCTTCGCTTCAACCGTGTTTGGGCCGTttgcaagaagaagcggagGTGTGAAAACGAAGATCGTAGCGAGAAGAACGACGAGGAATTTGCTCCTGGTATGAAGCCAGTTGTAAACAACCACGGTGGCTGTGGAAACGTGCAACCACAAGTCCGACAAGCTGCTTTGCAACTCAAGGCTGCTTTTGATGTTGCCCAAGAGGATGGCCCCAAGAGGCGAGAGACGGTACCGATCACCCCGGAGATGGCTCACGGTATTCTGAGGAGAATCTCCGAGGAAGACCTGCGCCATATGGGCCTGAACTCAGATTACGCCCGCCCAGAGTGGCTCATACTTACTGTGCTTCCTGTTCCCCCGCCTCCAGTTCGTCCAAGTATTTCCATGGACGGTACTGGTACCGGCATGCGAAATGAAGACGATTTGACTTACAAGCTGGGTGATATCATCCGTGCCAACGGCAATGTGAAGCAGGCTATTCGTGAAGGATCGCCCCAACACATTGCTCGAGATTTCGAGGAGTTGCTTCAGTACCATGTGGCAACATACATGGATAACGATATTGCTGGCCAACCGCGCGCCTTGCAAAAGAGTGGCCGGCCTGTCAAGGCCATCAGAGCCAGATTAAAGGGTAAAGAAGGCCGGCTCAGAGGCAACTTGATGGGCAAGCGAGTCGATTTCTCCGCTCGTACTGTCATCACTGGTGATGCCAACTTGTCTCTTCACGAGGTTGGCGTTCCTCGCAGTATTGCAAGAACCCTCACATACCCAGAAACAGTCACGCCCTACAACATTGGCAAGCTGCATCAGCTCGTCGAAAACGGACCGAACGAACATCCTGGTGCCAAATACGTCATCAGAGCCGATGGTACTAGAATCGATTTGCGACATCATCGACGAGCCGCTCAGATTTCCCTGGAATATGGCTGGAAGGTTGAGCGCCACTTGATGGATGGTGACTACATCATTTTCAACCGTCAGCCTTCGCTGCACAAGGAGTCTATGATGGGTCACCGAGTTCGAGTCATGCCTTACTCCACATTCCGTTTGAACTTGTCTGTTACTTCGCCGTACAACGCTGATTTTGACGGTGACGAAATGAACTTGCACGTTCCTCAAACCGAGGAGACGCGTGCAGAGGTCAAGGAGCTGTGTCTTGTGCCTAACAACATTGTGTCCCCTCAAAAGAACGGTCCGTTGATGGGTATCGTCCAGGACTCTCTTGCTGGAGTCTACAAACTTTGCAGACGAGACACCTTCATCGACAAAGAAATGGTCATGAACATGATGCTCTGGGTTCCCAACTGGGATGGTGTTATTCCCCAACCAGCTATCCTCAAGCCTCGACCTCGTTGGACGGGAAAGCAGCTCATCAGCATGGTCATCCCACCCGAGATTAGTCTGCACGCGCCTGAAGACAAGTCTAACATCCCTCTGAAGGACACTGGTGTCCTCATCCAGAGCGGTGAGCTTCTCTACGGTCTGTTGAAGAAAAAGAATGTTGGCTCGGCGGCTGGCGGTATTGTCCACCTGTGTTACAACGAGCTTGGCCCCGAAGGCGCCATGGCTTTCTTGAACGGTGTCCAACAAGTGGTCACATACTGGCTTCTGAACACTGGCCACAGTATTGGTATCGGTGATACGGTTCCAGACAAGCAAACTATTGAAAAGGTCCAGGTTCATATTGACACGCAAAAGGCTGAAGTTGCAAGACTTACAGCCGAAGCCACAGCGAACGAGCTTGAAGCCCTTCCAGGTATGAATGTCCGAGCTACATTTGAGAACAAGGTCTCCATGGCTCTCAACTCGGCTCGTGACCAGGCCGGTACCACCACGCAACAGAGTTTGAAGGACTCAAACAATGCGGTAACCATGGCTGATTCCGGTTCCAAGGGATCTTCCATTAACATTTCACAAATGACTGCTCTTGTCGGTCAACAAATTGTGGAAGGAAAACGTATCCCCTTTGGGTTCAAATACCGAACGCTGCCACACTTCACCAAGGATGACTACTCTCCCGAGGCGCGAGGCTTCGTCGAGAATTCCTACCTGCGTGGTCTTACTCCTACAGAGTTCTTTTTCCACGCCATGGCTGGTAGAGAAGGTCTCATTGACACTGCTGTCAAGACTGCCGAGACGGGTTATATTCAGCGACGTCTGGTGAAGGCCCTTGAAGATCTGAGCGCACGCTATGATGGAACTGTACGAAACTCACTGGGTGATATCGTTCAGTTCCTGTATGGAGAAGACGGGTTGGATGCCATGTGCATCGAGTCACAGAAGCTCGGTATCCTCCAGATGTCCGATGTTGCTTTTGAGGACAAGTATCGTCTTGACTTGGCCAATCCTCCTGAATGGTTCAAGAAAGATTATGAGTATGGCAACGAGCTGGCTGGTGACAAAGAATCCATGGATCTTCTCGATTCGGAATGGGAAACCCTACTCTCCGACAGACAAACCGTTCGactcatcaacaagtccaagatggGAGAGGAGAAAATGCAACTGCCACTCAACATTGGCCGAATGATTGAAACTGCGAAACgagtcttcaatgttcgcgCTACCGATCGTAGCAACTTGCGTCCTGCGGATGTCATTACAAGAGTGCAAAACCTCCTCAGCGAGCTCAGGATTGTGCGAGGATTGGATCCCATTTCTAAGGAAGCCGATTTGAACGCAACTATCTTGTTCAAGGCATTGATCCGGTCTCGACTTGCTTTCAAAGAAATTGTCAAGGTTCATCGTCTGAATAAGCTCGCATTCGATCACGTTCTTGGTGAGCTGCAGAATCGTTGGGATCGCTCTTTTGTCAGCCCTGGTGAAATGGTGGGCGTTCTTGCTGCTCAGTCGATTGGTGAACCCGCGACGCAAATGACGCTGAACACTTTCCACTTTGCTGGTGTGTCTTCCAAGAACGTCACACTCGGTGTTCCTCGTCTCAAGGAAATTCTCAATTTGGCAAAGGACATCAAGACTCCCAGTATGGCTGTGTACTTGAACACGCATTTGGGAACACAAGAgcaggccaagaagctccgAAGTTTGGTCGAATACACCAACTTGCGCTCAATCACTTCCGTGACGGAGATTTACTATGATCCTGATATTCAAGGCACGACCATTGCCGAGGATATGGACATGGTTGAATCCTACTTCCTGATCCCCGATGATGGTCAGGACAACACTGATCAACAGTCAAGATGGCTTCTGCGTATCACACTCGATCGACAGAAGCTTCTTGATAAGGAAATCAGGATTGATGATGTGGCCCAGCGCATCAAGGAAGAGTACCCCAACGATCTCGCTGTCATCTTCAGTGACAACAACGCAGACGAGCAAGTCATCCGAATCCGAACAGTTCGACAATCAGAGGAAAAGGACGAAGACGGAGAAAAGAAGATCGAGGATGACGTCATGCTGAAGCGTCTGGAAGCCCATCTTCTCGACACGCTTACTCTACGTGGTGTGCCAGGTGTTGAAAGGGCTTTCTTGACAAAGGGAACTCGCTTGGTGGTTGACAAGGACGGGTCTGAGCTTGcgaagaaggatgatgaaCGATGCACTCAGTGGTACTTAGATACCTCGGGCTCCGCTCTTCGAGATGTCCTTGCTGTTGAAGGTGTTGATGCGACGCGAACATACACCAACGATTTGTGGCAGATTGTTGAAGTCTTTGGTATTGAGGCTGCACGTGCTGCATTGGTGAAGGAGTTGACCAACGTGTTGGCCTTTGACGGTTCATATGTCAATCACCGACACATTGCactgttggttgatgttATGACGTATAGAGGCAGCATCTCGGCCGTCACTCGACATGGTATCAACCGCGCTGACACTGGTGCTTTGATGCGTTGTTCATTCGAGGAGACTGTCGAGATTTTGCTGGAGGCTGCTGCCACCGGTGAGCTTGATGACTGCCGTGGCATTTCTGAGAATGTCATGCTCGGCCAGCTCGCACCGATGGGAACTGGAAACTTTGACGTTTTCCTTGATCCCAAGATGCTGGAAACAGTCATCTCGGATAATTCTCGCATGGGTCTCATGCCAGGCATGCCAGTCAAGGAGGGCGAAGCCGAAGGTGCTGCTACACCGTACGACACCGGATCACCGATGTCAAACGACTCTGGCTACATGAGCATGAACTCGCCAGCTGCTGGAAACTTCTCTCCCATCCAGGGTGCGGGATCAGAAACCCCAGCTGGCTTCGGCACAGAGTATGGTGGACAAGGCTTTGGCAACATGGGATCCATGAGCCCGTACTCCCGAGGAGCGACAAGCCCCTTCAGCACGTCGCCTACTTCACCGTTCAGCTCAGGCATGGTTGGATATTCTCCTTCATCGCCCAACGCCGGCTACTCTCCGACTTCGCCTCTCCTGGACGGTGGTGCTGGTCGTTACGCAACGTCTCCTTCGTTCAGCCCGTCATCCCCGTCGTTCTCACCTACCTCCCCGATGCTACGCCCAACGAGTCCTGCCAGTCCAAACTACAGCCCGACGTCGCCGAGTTACTCGCCGACTTCGCCAACTTCCCCTCGGCACTACTCGCCAACGTCGCCTGCGCAGTTCAACTCGCCTACCTCTCCCAGCTACTCCCCTGCCAGTCCCAACTACAGCCCAGCCTCACCCAACCTTCATGGCGCAGCTGGTGCTACCTCTCCTTCATactctccagcttctccatcttggtctCCAACTTCTCCTGAGGCATACTCGCCCACGAGCCCAAGCTTTCAAAGAAGCCCTGGAAATCAGCAGAGCCCGACGAGCCCCAGTTACTCGCCAACGTCGCCTGCTTTCTCTCCCCGGACTCCTGGTCCGGGTAACTCGGGCAATCAATA TTCTCCCAACTCGCCCGCTAACGATTGA
- a CDS encoding WD repeat protein (similar to Coccidioides immitis RS XP_001243805.1) produces the protein MNLLLSDDYLLQDYPESITNTIRSGHATVLRFNRKGDYLASGRVDGAIAIWDLETMGVARKLRGHSKSITFLSWSRCGRYILSTCQGWKAILWDLQDGKRLREVRFRAPAYMAELHPWNHLQFVASLFEEQPVLVDMSEPVDVKHILPSVPKRTNTESTAAQKEKQAKEDAKEKTTSAIWTSTGDHIIAGTSKGKINIIDTKTLEIIYSEKVCSGIITTLRITGSGRDLLVNSQDRIIRTFRIPNLSVEDLDLDTIQLPLEHKFQDVVNKLSWNHVTFSATGEYIAASTYNNHELYVWERNHGSLVCMLKDPKEEQGVIEWHPSRALLAACGLETGRIYIWSVISPQKWSALAPDFAEVEENVEYIEKEDEFDIYAQEEIHRRRLDAEDEDVDVLTSDPTKFDDDIDSFRMPILFNLGESDSEDEFIAVSTGTMRRRSPGEGQSDVDGATETTVTKKATAKGGRSRKR, from the exons ATGAACCTGCTACTGTCGGACGACTACCTGCTTCAGGATTATCCTGAAAGCATCACGAATACAATACGATCCGGTCATGCCACGGTCCTTCGATTCAATCGCAAGGGTGATTACCTTGCTTCCGGCCGCGTCGACGGAGCCATCGCCATTTGGGATTTGGAGACGATGGGCGTGGCTCGGAAATTGAGAGGCCATAGCAAGAGCATAACATTTTTGAGCTGGTCAAGATGTGGACGATATATACTGTCCACCTGTCAAGGCTGGAAGGCCATTTTATGGGATCTCCAGGATGGAAAGCGGCTGCGCGAGGTGCGTTTTCGTGCACCGGCGTACATGGCTGAGCTTCATCCCTGGAATCA CCTTCAATTCGTTGCGTCACTATTCGAAGAGCAACCAGTCTTGGTAGACATGAGCGAACCGGTCGATGTCAAACATATTCTTCCCTCTGTGCCCAAACGGACCAACACCGAAAGTACTGCTGCACAGAAAGAGAAGCAGGCCAAAGAAGACGCCAAGGAAAAGACTACATCCGCAATTTGGACATCGACAGGTGATCACATCATTGCTGGCAcaagcaaaggcaaaatcaACATTATCGATACAAAGACTCTCGAAATTATTTACTCAGAAAAAGTTTGCTCTGGGATTATTACCACTTTGCGCATCACTGGGTCAGGACGAGACCTACTTGTCAATTCGCAGGACCGCATTATCCGTACTTTCAGAATACCCAATCTGTCAGTCGAGGATTTGGATCTCGACACCATCCAGCTGCCACTTGAGCATAAATTCCAAGACGTCGTCAACAAGCTGTCATGGAATCACGTCACGTTTAGCGCCACAGGCGAGTATATCGCCGCATCGACTTATAACAACCACGAGCTCTACGTTTGGGAGCGGAACCATGGCAGTTTGGTATGCATGCTGAAGGATCCGAAAGAAGAGCAGGGCGTCATCGAATGGCATCCATCCAGAGCACTCCTCGCAGCTTGTGGATTGGAGACCGGCCGCATATATATCTGGTCCGTAATAAGTCCTCAGAAGTGGTCAGCGCTGGCCCCAGATTTTGCTGAAGTAGAGGAAAACGTCGAGTATATTGAAAAAGAGGACGAGTTTGACATATATGCGCAAGAAGAAATTCACCGACGGCGGCTcgatgccgaggatgaagacgttgaCGTGCTCACGTCGGACCCCACCAAATTTGATGACGATATCGATAGCTTTCGCATGCCTATCCTGTTCAACCTGGGTGAAAGTGATAGCGAGGACGAGTTTATTGCGGTATCAACTGGCACTATGCGACGAAGGAGTCCAGGTGAAGGTCAGAGCGACGTCGACGGAGCCACAGAAACGACCGTCACAAAGAAGGCTACTGCGAAAGGCGGTCGAAGCAGAAAGAGATAG
- a CDS encoding tRNAHis guanylyltransferase (similar to Cordyceps militaris CM01 XP_006670690.1), whose product MANSKFEYVRNFEQPDSLLLNTWIVVRIDGRAFTKMCAKYNFQKPNDRRALDLMNVAAKAVVTDLPEIIIAYGVSDEYSFVLHKTCNLFERRDSKLVSTIVSTFTANYVYSWSTCFPDTPLSFPLPTFDGRAVCYPSVQNLRDYLSWRQVDCHINNLYNTTFWSLVQLGGLDNKDAERTLAGTLAADKNEILFSRFNINYNNEPEIFKKGSVIFRDYELVDPESHSVSAEMDDLAEPVRQSKTQAEKDRKKRAKARVVLEHLDIIKDDFWDRRPWILSNKPGQGPKET is encoded by the exons ATGGCGAATTCCAA GTTTGAATATGTCCGAAATTTCGAGCAACCAGACTCGTTGCTACTTAACACATGGATTGTAGTCCGTATCGACGGACGGGCTTTTACGAA GATGTGCGCGAAATATAACTTTCAAAAGCCCAACGACCGTAGAGCATTGGACCTCATGAAtgtggcggccaaggctgtcGTCACTGACCTTCCTGAGATCATCATAGCTTATGGAGTGAGCGATGAGTACAG CTTTGTTCTACACAAGACTTGTAACTTGTTCGAGCGACGCGATAG CAAGCTGGTCAGCACCATTGTTTCTACATTCACGGCAAACTATGTCTACTCATGGTCAACATGCTTTCCCGATACGCCATTGTCCTTTCCGCTGCCCACTTTTGACGGCCGAGCCGTATGTTATCCAAGTGTTCAGAATCTGCGGGACTACTTGAGTTGGCGGCAAGTAGATT GTCACATTAACAACTTGTATAATACCACATTCTGGTCGTTGGTCCAGCTTGGCGGACTTGACAACAAGGACGCAGAAAGAACGCTAGCT GGTACGCTGGCAGCAGACAAAAACGAGATATTATTTTCAAGATTTAACATCAACTATAACAATGAACCAGAAATCTTCAAAAAAGGCAGTGTCATATTTAGAGAT TATGAACTAGTTGATCCTGAAAGTCACTCCGTTTCTGCAGAAATGGATGATTTGGCCGAGCCTGTTCGGCAATCGAAAACACAGGCTGAGAAGGacaggaagaaaagagcCAAAGCACGTGTTGTATTAGAGCACCTGGATATCATCAAGGATGACTTTTGGGATAGACGGCCGTGGATATTATCGAATAAACCAGGGCAAGGACCGAAGGAAACTTGA
- a CDS encoding DNA-directed RNA polymerase II subunit RPB1 (similar to Metarhizium acridum CQMa 102 XP_007813745.1), producing MDAGALLASQGWRGKGHSLHKTDDSIGLAKPLLLNRKDNTKGLGTTQHFTSDQWWMNAFDEQLKGLETSKDGKVKQTIKTGKLNAIEKGSLGKYSLYTSFVRGGFLEGTLSTSDSSSASESESDETPATSEPEEKDDKKARKEEKRRRRDERAARRKERDERRAKKGAKKREADVVINETKEERRLAKEEKRRLKDLKGKDKVEKRRTKEERRLRKEMRRRERGKTQVACC from the coding sequence ATGGACGCCGGCGCCCTCCTCGCCAGTCAAGGCTGGCGTGGCAAAGGCCATTCCCTCCACAAAACTGACGACTCCATCGGTCTAGCCAAACCgctcctcctcaaccgcAAAGACAACACCAAGGGTCTCGGCACAACGCAACACTTCACCAGCGACCAGTGGTGGATGAACGCATTCGACGAGCAGCTCAAGGGCCTGGAGACATCCAAAGACGGCAAGGTCAAGCAGACCATCAAGACGGGGAAACTGAACGCCATTGAGAAAGGATCCCTCGGCAAATATTCCCTATACACGTCTTTTGTGCGTGGGGGATTTCTAGAAGGCACGCTATCTACAAGTGACAGCTCAAGTGCTTCTGAAAGCGAAAGTGACGAGACTCCCGCGACGAGCGAGCCTGAGGAAAAGGATGACAAGAAAGCtagaaaagaagagaagaggaggagaagagatGAGAGGGCGGCTAGGAGGAAAGAGAGGGACGAGAGGAGGGCGAAGAAGGGGGCTAAGAAGCGGGAAGCGGATGTCGTAATCAACGAGACGAAGGAGGAGCGGCGACTGgcgaaggaggagaagaggaggttAAAGGACTTGAAAGGAAAGGATAAGGTTGAAAAGAGGCGGACGAAGGAagagaggaggttgaggaaagaaatgaggaggagggaACGGGGGAAGACGCAAGTTGCGTGCTGTTGA
- a CDS encoding transmembrane and coiled-coil domain-containing protein (similar to Verticillium alfalfae VaMs.102 XP_003005910.1) — protein MAPLCADPRQVVIALNPARRAALLTLIQEIIAFMTLQLVNPNDELGSLTDSDGETDNTKTQQSSNTPPHNIPRKPVRKPTGNAARQIEQIQEAATEYMQEWKSGFLPRLNEIIRVQDTPQIKEERKNRQAALDKKKLDTPEEGENLISFGDVQIDKSEDVAALQKLYHPIPTRLTTVPAQDRREALSCVLLLLLSTGKYSAHSRTMVLYLASALEIPQTFVNKEEVEIAHSLMESSTADKNKKDTMSAEAEAEKRRQQNKFSRFWKVGLASVAGAAVIGVTGGLAAPLVAGAIGGIMGGVGLGGVASFLGIFWMNGALVGALFGAYGAKMTGEMMDKYAKEVEDFKFIPLAPDYGADFQHPTTAPPGQEARRLRVTIGINGWLNTESDIITPWRVLPLSETEVFALRYEMKTLLNLGTALQDLVQSFAWKTLKVEIIKRTVLATLWAALWPIQILAAASNVDNPFSRASNRSKKAGHLLADALINKVQGERPVTLIGYSLGATAIHACLQSLAERKAFGLIDNVVIIGAPAPSNAAHWRTLRCVVSGTIFNVYSENDMMLGFVYRMHSLAMGVAGLQPIEGVNGIQNLNLSEKVSGHLRYPSLTGEILKECGFMGVKAGGEIEKDDVIRMKDEHAEGKLVDFDAITKAEPQRKESKVADDLRGLTISPPALAGEERPPLPVRPAQPEPDVRDEPDSDDQSKRMEHKSLHEGFDDPPLVTGGKENSSRFKREQTPESNDGDDGEFMAIKMEDYDDDDDDEHDEKDRKH, from the exons ATGGCACCACTCTGCGCAGACCCGCGGCAGGTCGTCATCGCCCTCAACCCCGCGAGACGAGCCGCTCTCCTCACACTCATCCAAGAAATCATCGCCTTCATGACACTACAGCTCGTCAACCCCAACGACGAACTAGGTTCACTCACCGACTCAGACGGCGAAAccgacaacaccaaaacacaGCAATCCTCCAACACCCCACCCCACAATATCCCAAGGAAACCCGTCAGGAAACCAACCGGCAATGCCGCCAGACAGATTGAACAAatccaagaagcagcaacGGAGTACATGCAGGAATGGAAATCCGGCTTCCTCCCCCGTCTCAACGAGATCATCCGCGTCCAAGACACGCCCCAGATCAAAGAGGAGCGGAAAAACCGCCAAGCAGCCCtcgacaagaagaagctcgacaCGCCGGAAGAGGGCGAAAACCTCATCAGCTTCGGGGACGTGCAGATCGACAAGTCGGAAGACGTGGCTGCTCTCCAGAAGCTGTACCACCCCATTCCCACGAGATTGACTACCGTTCCGGCGCAGGATCGTCGAGAAGCACTAAGCTGcgtgttgctgctgctgctctccACGGGGAAGTACTCGGCTCACTCCCGAACAATGGTGCTGTATCTCGCGTCGGCGCTCGAGATTCCCCAGACGTTTGTCAACAAGGAGGAAGTGGAAATTGCGCACTCGCTCATGGAGTCATCCACCgcagacaagaacaagaaggataCCATGTCTGCGGAGGCGGAAGCCGAGAAGCGCAGACAGCAGAACAAGTTTAGTCGATTCTGGAAAGTCGGTCTTGCAAGTGTAGCTGGCGCGGCGGTCATTGGGGTGACGGGCGGTCTTGCTGCGCCGCTGGTAGCTGGTGCGATAGGCGGCATCATGGGCGGCGTGGGTTTAGGAGGTGTTGCGAGCTTCTTGGGTATATTCTGGATGAACGGTGCTCTTGTGGGTGCTTTATTCGGCGCTTACGGGGCCAAGATGACG GGTGAAATGATGGACAAGTACGCCAAAGAAGTAGAAGACTTCAAATTCATCCCTCTCGCACCAGACTACGGCGCCGACTTCCAACATCCTACTACAGCACCCCCAGGTCAAGAAGCCCGCCGACTCCGCGTCACAATCGGAATAAACGGCTGGCTCAACACAGAAtccgacatcatcaccccATGGCGAGTCCTCCCCCTCTCAGAAACAGAAGTATTCGCCCTCCGCTACGAAATGAAGACGCTCCTGAATCTCGGAACCGCCCTCCAAGACCTCGTCCAATCCTTCGCCTGGAAGACCCTCAAAGTCGAAATCATCAAACGCACCGTCCTCGCCACCCTCTGGGCAGCCCTCTGGCCGATCCAAatccttgccgccgcctccaacgTCGACAACCCCTTCAGCCGGGCGAGCAACCGCTCCAAAAAAGCAGGCCACCTCCTCGCCGAcgcgctcatcaacaaagtcCAGGGCGAACGACCCGTCACCCTCATCGGCTACTCGCTCGGCGCCACCGCCATCCACGCCTGTCTCCAGTCCCTCGCCGAACGAAAAGCCTTTGGCCTGATCGACaacgtcgtcatcatcggtGCTCCCGCGCCCTCAAACGCAGCACACTGGCGCACACTGCGCTGTGTCGTGTCAGGAACCATTTTCAACGTGTACTCTGAAAACGACATGATGCTGGGCTTTGTGTACCGCATGCACAGTCTTGCTATGGGCGTGGCTGGCCTCCAGCCAATCGAGGGCGTAAACGGCATTCAGAACCTGAATCTCAGTGAGAAAGTGAGCGGCCACCTGCGGTATCCGTCTCTGACGGGTGAAATTCTCAAGGAGTGCGGATTCATGGGCGTCAAGGCAGGTGGTGAAATTGAAAAAGACGACGTGATTCGCATGAAGGACGAGCACGCAGAAGGGAAATTGGTCGACTTTGATGCCATTACCAAGGCTGAACCGCAGCGGAAGGAGAGTAAAGTCGCTGATGACCTGCGAGGATTGACAATCTCCCCGCCGGCATTAGCAGGGGAAGAAAGACCACCTCTTCCGGTTCGTCCAGCACAGCCTGAGCCAGATGTGCGCGATGAGCCAGACTCGGATGACCAGTCAAAGAGGATGGAACACAAGTCTCTTCACGAGGGATTCGATGATCCGCCCTTGGTGACGGGCGGGAAGGAAAACAGCAGCAGGTTTAAGCGCGAGCAGACTCCTGAGTCgaatgatggtgatgatggggaatTTATGGCTATTAAAATGGAGGATtatgatgacgatgatgacgatgaacaCGATGAAAAGGATAGGAAGCACTAG